In Glycine max cultivar Williams 82 chromosome 15, Glycine_max_v4.0, whole genome shotgun sequence, the DNA window AGGGAACTTTTACACACAAGAAATCGACAGGATGAGACATGTGAAAGATTGAATGCTGTTCTGCGAGACTCGTGTATCAGCTGTGAACTTCAATTGGCAGGTCCAGAATATGAGTATAATCAGGGTATCTCTTCTCTGTCTCCTGCATTAGCTGAGGAGCTATTTCGATGTGAGTTATCAGATAACGAAGTTCGTGCTCAAGCTCTTAGCCCTGATATGACAAAGTTGAAGAAAACCAATGTAACAATGGACAATTCCTTAAGCCCAGCTCACACGCTAGTTCAAATACGATGTGCTGATCACAAGGGTCTTCTTTATGACATTATGAGAACTTTGAAGGACTTGAATATGAAGGTATTATTTTCTCTACGAAAATTATTTGTAGCACAGCATCCTTTGCTAGCTCCTCACTTTCCTAGCTTACTCCAAGCTCAATGTCCTTGTTTATGAAGGATATTTGATGTTTTCATTTGGTCAAGTTTTGATAGATGGTAGCTGTCAGCATAGGGTAAAATGTGTCACTTCTGTTAGTAATTTTATTGGAGTTCAAAATTAGCATGCTGCTCATACAATTAAACAATCAATatcattttccctttttacccAGTACTTGCAAAAAGAAACAGTTTAACTGAACAAAGCTGACAGATTTTATCACAATTGACTGTTCTGCAAtctcaattttattattcagtCAGCTCCTAGCAAGAAAAACTACAATTATGCATCCAATTTCGAAAATCAGTGGGTTGATTTCCTTCTTTATCAGTTTTGTTTACAAGTGggcattttagttgtttttaggAGCCATTATTTTGATTGAGGTGGTTTGATGGTGTAAACTTCTGAAGTAGCTTTCATATATCACCAATCATTCATCTAATCatggataaaatttatttgtgtgaaaaattgaaattatgttAATTTCTGTTTGTGCTGGCAACTATATAGCATTCTAGCAGTTTGCTGACACTTCTGAACTTTTCTTCTTAGATTTCATACGGCCGATTTTCACCCAATTCGATGGGGTATCGTGATTTAGATATATTTATTCAGCAGAAAGATGGGAAAAAGATTTTGGATCCGGAGAAGCAGAGTGCACTCTGCTCTCGTTTGAAACAAGAAATGCTTCATCCATTGCGAGTAATCATTGCAAACCGAGGACCAGATACTGAACTGTTGGTCGCTAATCCAGTTGAGCTATCTGGAATGGGAAGACCTCGAGTTTTTTATGATGTCACATTTGCTCTCAAAACAGTTGGAATTTGTGTTTTCTCGGTAAGAAAATTTCAGAAATGTGATACCAAATCTTTAATATCTTTGGTTGCTATAAAAATATAACTGCATTTCAAAATAAGCATTGATATATACTGCTGTCATTTAGATAATAAAACAttatgcttataaaaaaaatcaaatctaattacTTAATTCCGTTTTTGTTATAGGCTGAAGTAGGACGGCATTCAACTTCAGAGCGTGAATGGGAGGTGTACAGATTTCTCTTGGATGAGAACTGTGAGTTTCAATTAACAGGTGTTGCTGCTAGAAATAAGATTGTAAATAGGGTTCGAAGAACCTTAATGGGTTGGTAAGTAGTAGTATATTTTAAGACAATAATATGTATTATGTAGCATCCACCATCTGGTGTTGCAATGTGTGCCATGTACCATTGAGTGTcttctgattattttttatatgttgatgatcaATTGTTGTTCGCTTTGTAATTCAGCTAGCCTGTATTTGATCTTCTTGGTGTTCTTTGCATTACAATTATCATAAAACCCGGTTTAAGggttttaagaaaataagaagattgCCACATTGTAAAATACAGACAGCCAAAGGGATGAATCGagatggttcaaattttgtgttGCTTAGTGCTTACTATGAATAATTTGAGGTTGAGCCATGAaggattttgtttttctaaacaTCAGGCATTTTTCATTGAGAACCTTTAACCCTCCATTTGGattgaaggaaagaaaatgaaagagtaaagaaaattttaaaatttgaattgagtggaaagaaaatttaaaacttttgtttctagtaatcaatttttttctccattttttttttctcattctctCCAACCAAACAGAAGAAAATACATCGTtataatttgtgttttctttcattcctattttctttccttcaatCCAAATATACCATTAAAGAAGATTGTATAACGACATAGGATTGAATGCATGTACAAGCTGTTATCTTGGggtataaaatcttattttttcttcaggGTCTGACTCTGACACATGACTTCTGTCTTCAGGCATTGCATAGATGGCAAAAGTTTGCACATCTGTAACTTGAAAACAGAAAGCGAAGATGCATCTCACATATGTAATCCCCCTTTCGGATTAGTTTGTTGTGAATTTAACAGTCATACACAATAAATGTAATTTACAcggttaattaattttaaaaattcttgtgACTTCTAAAATACTCCAGTAATTATTaccataaaaatgaataaacttAACACAGATTACAATTTGTGATCATTATTTTACACCAGATAATAGTGTTATAATATATTGGTTTTTTGGCGCAAGGAACAgctaataaattcatttttcttaaatacaGTCAATAAAACTTGACCCGCATTCGACTTTTACAGTACAGTAGTATATTTCTATGGTAAaatgaaatttctttttttttttttctagatccCGTATATCTTCTACTAATCCAAGTTTAAACCTAAGATGTCTGATTAAATAGGAATAGTTTCACAACCGTTAATTCACGTACTTGGTACTTGATGGTAAATGAAATCTCTTTAAAGCAACCAAACTCAGGTTGTTACGGCAAATTATACTAGATCAATATACCAAGCTGCCAATGATTCCAAATAACAGCCAATAGGCCTAAAGAGCAATTAACAGcatgcaaaattttctttttcatctgcAACCACAAGTTCCAAACTGCAGCAACATCGGAGTTTTTCGAGCTTCACAATCCAGAGGAAGAAGATTGACATTTTCCAGTGTAAGTCCTGCTGCCAATGAACTTTGCAACCCCTCCCATGTAAATTATGGGAAACATAAATTATCAGTATACAGCCTCCTTACATCCAATCATCCTCCATGTATATGCTAACACAAATTCTTATTGAATAGTCCTCTCCAATCAAAGTCAAACATACACAGGGCAATGCTAAGGAATCACTTTGCTTCCAATTCCAAATTTGCGATAGCTaaattgaaagtaaaaataatgcAATTTACCCCCAAAAacatactttaaaataattccaAATATGAAGACTGAAAAGTGCTTGCTACAAAGAAATACTGTAATCATAAAACATGAATTAATTAAGGTTAAAAAGAAACCCTTAACGCATCATGACAAGGCAGATTAAAATCCAACAAAGCTTCACACCACCAAAAATCAGATCAAAGATAATCATGCGCACAAATGTGTTATAGTGCATTTGGTTTTCTTTTAGAAACCTCCTAACATtcgttcaacaaaaaaattacacattctTGCTTCTCATTATTATGctttgaaaagtgaaaatttCTTGTTTGTGTCAGTTTGCGTCAGTGCAAACCAATTACCAAACacttaatatttttgaaaatgcaAGTCAAATTTGCatctatttatatattgtgCATTACTATCTTCTTTTAACATCTTGTATTTTTGTAAATgtcattaaacattttaaatgatgatcctttgaagaaaaaaatcacatgTCTTTTGAGAACTCTATTTGCATTTCCTTACTTGGTTCAATGGAAATGTGATCAAAGAGGAATTGATTTCATGCCTTTTCAGAACTCTATTTGAATTTCCTTACTTGGTTTAGTGGAGACGAGAGTAAAGAGAAATTTATAAGGAATggcaagaaaaataattattcttgtTTAATTCACAATGTTGTAACCGAAcattataaaattcatttttcctcTCCCTCCAAATTATCTCAATATTgaatagaaactaaaattgaGTGAGAGAAGATTTTATTCCATCATTTTCCtcctaaaaattgaattaaacaacaaaaaaagttatttcaAATACCTTCCCTCCTCTTATTTCCCTCCAACTCCAACATGTTGAAGATTCCAAGGTTTTGGAATTTATCTTTAACTCTTGATGATATCAcattcatctaaaaaaaatagagattacATTTTCAAGAGttcttaaaaatatcaaaattaattaacattcatttattattattgggaAATCTCTCCACTATATAAATAGGGGCTTAGGAGAAATTGTGATAAGCACACAAGTGAGATTCCTCAAAAGTGATGtagtaagataaaaaaattttaatcctcttcaagaaaaaagagttatatatttTCACTATACTTGTTAAGTgtgtttgaaaaattataaattatcttattgGATAAGATTGACATCACTGTAACTCTACTTCATAGcggaaatatttttctatagttgattcgataatttttctctttcaaagagagttttcacataaaaatttcttactaatataattattcttCTCTTActctcttaatttattttttttattggccaacatatgttaaaaaaataataacttatttaaaaagtcaaaataaaaaaacaaatcttagggaacataaatatataaaatacaaagaaaTTTGGATAATTTCTGACAAATTTTTACGGGGTATTTGTGATAAATTTTGCATTTATTCTTGAAAGGAAAATTTATTCTAAGGTCATAGACTTGAATTTACACAAGCTTCCCTAGCATGTGCTGTTTTCAATTTCTCATGATAAGTAAACAGGATTGAAGGCATTTTACCTATATAAGTGTTGTATAtcggaaaaaaaatctaataattttattaaatccatttaatttatgtaataacATAGTTGTAAAGACATGTCTGTTAACACCATTACTACGACCATCACTTTCCACAGCGTTGACAAAAAATTCCAGGTTCCGAAGATGAAGATAAACAAACTCCAGTCAACACCTACTTCGTCATTGTCAGGTCTCAACATAAACAGATGTCATTCATCAATCTGAAAACGCATTTATTAAcctttgaaatttcaaaactacTATACATTTACCAAACCTGACATTGGACAGATTTATAGGTATCCAAATGAATACCAACAAAACGACATCGGCCAAAACGGACattgtttaattca includes these proteins:
- the LOC100793459 gene encoding ACT domain-containing protein ACR9, whose translation is MMGGVSGGGDDDVVHIQQPNKPGDPFIITVNCPDKTGLACDICRIILDFGLCIAKGDVSTDGVWCYIVLWVIPYSVLLPMSCSYLILKERLQKICPPCLASFYVIQQPSRSSPVYLLKFCCLDRKGLLHDVTKVLSELELTIQKVKVTTTPDGRVLDLFFVTDNKELLHTRNRQDETCERLNAVLRDSCISCELQLAGPEYEYNQGISSLSPALAEELFRCELSDNEVRAQALSPDMTKLKKTNVTMDNSLSPAHTLVQIRCADHKGLLYDIMRTLKDLNMKISYGRFSPNSMGYRDLDIFIQQKDGKKILDPEKQSALCSRLKQEMLHPLRVIIANRGPDTELLVANPVELSGMGRPRVFYDVTFALKTVGICVFSAEVGRHSTSEREWEVYRFLLDENCEFQLTGVAARNKIVNRVRRTLMGW